A genomic stretch from Malus domestica chromosome 15, GDT2T_hap1 includes:
- the LOC103438988 gene encoding probable beta-D-xylosidase 7 — MKLHSHAPPPSALIFFFTTALLLLLLLHPTESTQPPYSCDSSQPSTSSYPFCKTTLPINQRVQDLISRLTLDEKISQLVNSAPPIPRLGIPSYEWWSEALHGVADVGKGIKLYPTIHNATSFPQVILTAASFNDHLWYRIGQVIGTEARAVYNAGQATGMTFWAPNINIFRDPRWGRGQETPGEDPTVTGRYAVSYVRGVQGDSFYGGKHKLGAGGRLQASACCKHFTAYDLDNWNNITRFGFDACVTQQDLADTYQPPFQKCVQEGQASGIMCAYNRINGVPSCADHNLLTKVARGQWDFHGYITSDCDAVSIIYDVQGYAKKPEDAVVDVLKAGMDVNCGSYLKDHTKSAVDQKKLKVSKIDRALHNLFSVRMRLGLFDGNPLNQPYGTIGPDQVCSQLHQALALEAAQDGIVLLKNSGRLLPLPKAKAISLAVIGPHANALEALLGNYHGPPCKSITPLEALQGYAKNINYHPGCDSVKCPQAAFDEAAGTAKEADYVVLIVGLDQSQEREELDRLHLGLPGQQQELISSVAKVAKKPVILVILSGGPVDISFAKHNKNIGSILWAGYPGEAGGIALAEIIFGEHNPGGRLPMAWYTEDYVKMPMTDMRMRCEPKTGYPGRTYRFYTGKKVFDFGYGLSYSNYVYKFSSAASQNKLYLNESSISPTAKSSDSGRYQLVQDLGGEFCEQKKLSVRVRVHNHGEMVGKHPVLLFVGEKKPKNGRPMKQLVGFKSVILSAGERAEIEFDLNPCEHFSHANEEGLMAVEEGSYFLGVGDAKYPLDIVV; from the exons ATGAAACTCCATTCACACGCTCCTCCTCCCTCAGCccttatcttcttcttcaccaccgccctcctcctcctcctcctcctccaccctACCGAGTCAACTCAGCCTCCATATTCCTGTGACTCGTCCCAACCCTCCACCAGCTCCTACCCTTTTTGCAAAACCACTCTCCCCATCAACCAGCGAGTCCAGGACCTCATCTCCCGCCTCACATTGGACGAGAAAATCTCCCAACTCGTCAACTCGGCCCCTCCGATTCCCCGACTCGGTATCCCGAGTTACGAGTGGTGGTCCGAGGCTTTACACGGCGTCGCCGACGTCGGCAAAGGCATTAAACTTTACCCCACCATTCACAACGCCACGAGCTTCCCTCAAGTCATCCTCACCGCCGCTTCTTTCAACGACCATCTCTGGTACCGCATTGGCCAG GTGATTGGGACTGAAGCTCGAGCGGTGTACAATGCGGGACAAGCAACAGGGATGACATTTTGGGCACCAAACATCAACATCTTCAGGGACCCGAGATGGGGGAGAGGGCAAGAGACCCCTGGCGAAGATCCAACGGTCACAGGGAGATACGCCGTGTCGTATGTGAGAGGGGTTCAAGGTGATTCCTTCTATGGCGGGAAGCATAAGCTTGGTGCCGGTGGACGTCTTCAAGCTTCAGCTTGCTGCAAGCATTTCACAGCTTACGATTTGGACAATTGGAACAATATCACTCGATTTGGCTTCGACGCTTGT GTGACACAGCAAGACCTAGCAGACACGTACCAGCCTCCGTTCCAAAAATGCGTGCAGGAAGGCCAAGCTAGTGGCATAATGTGTGCCTATAACCGCATCAATGGAGTTCCAAGCTGTGCAGATCACAATCTCCTCACCAAGGTTGCAAGAGGACAATGGGACTTTCATGG GTACATCACATCGGACTGCGATGCTGTCTCCATCATCTACGATGTGCAAGGATACGCTAAAAAGCCCGAGGATGCAGTCGTTGATGTGCTTAAAGCAG GCATGGATGTGAACTGTGGATCCTACTTGAAGGATCACACAAAATCAGCAGTGGACCAGAAAAAGCTTAAAGTGTCAAAAATAGACAGAGCACTCCACAACCTCTTCTCAGTGAGGATGAGGCTAGGCCTGTTTGATGGCAATCCACTCAACCAACCCTATGGCACCATTGGTCCAGACCAAGTGTGCTCCCAACTGCACCAGGCTCTAGCCCTAGAAGCTGCTCAAGATGGAATAGTGCTTTTGAAAAACTCTGGCAGGCTTCTCCCACTCCCAAAAGCAAAAGCCATTTCACTTGCTGTCATTGGTCCCCATGCCAATGCTTTAGAAGCACTTCTGGGAAACTACCATGGTCCTCCATGCAAATCCATCACCCCATTAGAAGCACTTCAAGGCTATGCTAAGAACATAAATTATCACCCGGGTTGTGATTCGGTTAAGTGTCCACAAGCTGCTTTTGATGAAGCTGCTGGAACAGCAAAAGAAGCAGATTATGTGGTTTTGATTGTGGGATTGGACCAAAGTCAAGAGAGAGAGGAACTTGATAGATTGCACTTGGGATTGCCTGGGCAGCAGCAGGAGCTAATTAGCAGTGTGGCTAAAGTTGCTAAGAAACCTGTTATTCTTGTGATTCTTAGTGGGGGTCCAGTTGACATTTCTTTTGctaaacataacaaaaatattGGAAGCATCTTGTGGGCTGGATATCCAGGTGAAGCTGGTGGAATTGCCCTTGCTGAAATCATCTTTGGTGAACACAACCCAG GTGGAAGATTGCCAATGGCTTGGTACACAGAAGATTATGTCAAAATGCCAATGACAGACATGAGAATGAGGTGTGAACCCAAAACAGGCTATCCTGGTCGAACTTACAGATTCTACACAGGCAAAAAAGTTTTTGACTTTGGTTATGGCCTCAGCTACTCAAACTATGTTTATAAGTTTTCCTCTGCAGCATCCCAAAACAAGCTCTACTTAAATGAATCATCAATTAGTCCCACTGCTAAGTCATCGGACTCTGGGCGGTATCAGTTAGTCCAAGACCTAGGTGGAGAATTCTGCGAGCAAAAGAAGTTATCGGTCAGAGTGAGGGTTCACAATCACGGGGAGATGGTGGGCAAGCATCCGGTGCTGCTTTTTGTGGGTGAGAAAAAGCCCAAAAATGGAAGGCCAATGAAGCAATTGGTTGGATTCAAAAGTGTGATACTGAGTGCTGGGGAAAGAGCTGAAATTGAATTTGATTTGAACCCTTGTGAGCACTTTAGCCATGCAAATGAGGAAGGTTTGATGGCGGTTGAAGAAGGTTCTTATTTCTTGGGCGTAGGAGATGCAAAGTACCCTCTTGACATCGTAGTGTGA